One window of the Opisthocomus hoazin isolate bOpiHoa1 unplaced genomic scaffold, bOpiHoa1.hap1 HAP1_SCAFFOLD_154, whole genome shotgun sequence genome contains the following:
- the LOC142359981 gene encoding RNA-binding protein 4-like isoform X1, with protein sequence MTARRAERRSRAARPPFCEHGAADRAQGAMVKLFIGNLPREATEQEIRSLFEQYGKVLECDIIKNYGFVHIEDKTAAEDAIRNLHHHKLHGVCINVEASKNKSKASTKLHVGNISPACTNLELRAKFEEYGPVIECDIVKDYAFVHMERAEDAVEAIRGLDNTEFQGKRMRVQLSTSRLRTAPGMGDKSGCYRCGKEGHWSKECPVDRPGQAADFAEAYNEQYGAVRTPYAAGYGETVYYDEAYGGMADYYKRYRVRSYATASAYDAYAEQTMAQYSQYAQYSQVQSSAMAASTAMASRIPTTLDAYDRALLPTPGAAAAVAAAATAAAAAASSTYYTRDRSPLRRTAAAATTVGEAYTYERGQLSPVSSAARASLYDMQRFGRDPYADRARYSAF encoded by the exons GGCGCGATGGTGAAGCTGTTCATTGGGAACCTGCCGCGCGAGGCGACGGAGCAGGAGATCCGCTCGCTCTTCGAGCAGTACGGGAAGGTGCTGGAGTGCGACATCATCAAGAACTACGGCTTCGTGCACATCGAGGACAAGACGGCGGCCGAGGACGCCATCCGCAACCTGCACCACCACAAGCTGCACGGCGTCTGCATCAACGTGGAGGCCAGCAAGAACAAGAGCAAGGCCTCGACCAAGCTGCACGTCGGCAACATCAGCCCCGCCTGCACCAACCTGGAGCTGCGCGCCAAGTTCGAGGAGTACGGCCCCGTCATCGAGTGCGACATCGTCAAGGATTACGCCTTCGTGCACATGGAGCGGGCCGAGGACGCGGTGGAGGCCATCCGCGGGCTGGACAACACCGAGTTCCAAG GCAAGCGGATGCGCGTGCAGCTGTCCACCAGCCGGCTGCGGACGGCGCCCGGGATGGGAGACAAGAGCGGCTGCTACCGCTGCGGGAAGGAGGGGCACTGGTCCAAGGAGTGCCCGGTCGACCGCCCGGGCCAGGCGGCGGACTTTGCCGAGGCCTATAACGAGCAGTACGGAGCCGTGCGCACCCCTTACGCCGCGGGCTACGGGGAGACCGTGTATTACGATGAGGCCTACGGCGGCATGGCCGACTACTACAAGCGCTACCGCGTCCGCTCCTACGCCACGGCCTCCGCGTACGACGCCTACGCGGAGCAGACCATGGCCCAGTACTCCCAGTACGCCCAGTACTCGCAGGTGCAGTCCTCGGCCATGGCCGCCAGCACCGCCATGGCCAGCCGCATCCCCACCACCCTAGACGCGTACGATCGAGCGCTGCTGCCAACCCCGGGCGCGGCGGCCGCCGTTGCCGCCGCTGccaccgctgccgctgcggcCGCCTCCTCCACCTATTACACGCGGGACAGAAGCCCCCTGCGCCGCACGGCCGCCGCGGCCACCACCGTCGGAGAGGCGTACACGTACGAGCGTGGGCAGCTGTCGCCGGTCTCCTCGGCGGCCCGCGCCTCGCTCTACGACATGCAGCGGTTCGGGCGTGACCCGTACGCGGACCGGGCGCGGTACTCCGCCTTCTGA
- the LOC142359981 gene encoding RNA-binding protein 4-like isoform X2, which translates to MVKLFIGNLPREATEQEIRSLFEQYGKVLECDIIKNYGFVHIEDKTAAEDAIRNLHHHKLHGVCINVEASKNKSKASTKLHVGNISPACTNLELRAKFEEYGPVIECDIVKDYAFVHMERAEDAVEAIRGLDNTEFQGKRMRVQLSTSRLRTAPGMGDKSGCYRCGKEGHWSKECPVDRPGQAADFAEAYNEQYGAVRTPYAAGYGETVYYDEAYGGMADYYKRYRVRSYATASAYDAYAEQTMAQYSQYAQYSQVQSSAMAASTAMASRIPTTLDAYDRALLPTPGAAAAVAAAATAAAAAASSTYYTRDRSPLRRTAAAATTVGEAYTYERGQLSPVSSAARASLYDMQRFGRDPYADRARYSAF; encoded by the exons ATGGTGAAGCTGTTCATTGGGAACCTGCCGCGCGAGGCGACGGAGCAGGAGATCCGCTCGCTCTTCGAGCAGTACGGGAAGGTGCTGGAGTGCGACATCATCAAGAACTACGGCTTCGTGCACATCGAGGACAAGACGGCGGCCGAGGACGCCATCCGCAACCTGCACCACCACAAGCTGCACGGCGTCTGCATCAACGTGGAGGCCAGCAAGAACAAGAGCAAGGCCTCGACCAAGCTGCACGTCGGCAACATCAGCCCCGCCTGCACCAACCTGGAGCTGCGCGCCAAGTTCGAGGAGTACGGCCCCGTCATCGAGTGCGACATCGTCAAGGATTACGCCTTCGTGCACATGGAGCGGGCCGAGGACGCGGTGGAGGCCATCCGCGGGCTGGACAACACCGAGTTCCAAG GCAAGCGGATGCGCGTGCAGCTGTCCACCAGCCGGCTGCGGACGGCGCCCGGGATGGGAGACAAGAGCGGCTGCTACCGCTGCGGGAAGGAGGGGCACTGGTCCAAGGAGTGCCCGGTCGACCGCCCGGGCCAGGCGGCGGACTTTGCCGAGGCCTATAACGAGCAGTACGGAGCCGTGCGCACCCCTTACGCCGCGGGCTACGGGGAGACCGTGTATTACGATGAGGCCTACGGCGGCATGGCCGACTACTACAAGCGCTACCGCGTCCGCTCCTACGCCACGGCCTCCGCGTACGACGCCTACGCGGAGCAGACCATGGCCCAGTACTCCCAGTACGCCCAGTACTCGCAGGTGCAGTCCTCGGCCATGGCCGCCAGCACCGCCATGGCCAGCCGCATCCCCACCACCCTAGACGCGTACGATCGAGCGCTGCTGCCAACCCCGGGCGCGGCGGCCGCCGTTGCCGCCGCTGccaccgctgccgctgcggcCGCCTCCTCCACCTATTACACGCGGGACAGAAGCCCCCTGCGCCGCACGGCCGCCGCGGCCACCACCGTCGGAGAGGCGTACACGTACGAGCGTGGGCAGCTGTCGCCGGTCTCCTCGGCGGCCCGCGCCTCGCTCTACGACATGCAGCGGTTCGGGCGTGACCCGTACGCGGACCGGGCGCGGTACTCCGCCTTCTGA